AGAGTGGCAAATGGACAGGACCGGAATTGTACTGCGACTTACCCATAGTGCTAGGTATGAAAGTGCACTCTTTGTCAAGTGCACAGGTTGACAATAGCGACCTTACAAGGGCAATTCAGACACGTACCTTTACAAGACTGGTTTATCAAAACAAGTTCTTCAAATCAAGACTTGGTATTCTGGCATATGCGGCACATGAGCTGATCGGAAGGCACCGAACTGTTTCTGAAGTCGAATCGAAGGTTGTTGGTCCGGCGAACCTATTGCACTTTCGCATCGAGGGTACAATTGAGGGTGTAACTCTAATTTGGGGTGCGGAAAATCTTACCGCTCAGCACTATGAATATCTTCCCGGGTACATGATGATCCGAAAGGAAGAGTACTTCGGGCTAAAATGGACTCTTAAGTTGTGAGAATACGTCTGGCAGTACTAAGTGCATTGATACTGCTTTCAGATGCACACTCCAGCGAAGTTTCGTTCACTTTGCCTGAAGTTACGGTCGTCGGCCTTCACATGAGTTCAATTAGCAGGTATTCTCGAGAAGATGTCAAACGTAGTGGCGCAAATTCGGCGGCCGAGTTTCTGAGTCGCGTTTCAGGACTTTCGATACGAGATGACGGCGCATCCGGTGGAAAGAAGTTTGTTAGGTTGATGGGCGCGAATGTAAACCAAGTGCTTGTCCTGGTTGACGGAATTAGAATCGCAGAGGTGGGGAGCGGGGAATCTAATTTGAGCAGGATCGCTGCGGACGAGATTGAGTCAATTGAAATTGGTTTTGGCAGCCACTCAGAATACGGTGGCGAGGCGATTGGAGGTGTAGTCTCGATCCGCACGTCCATTCGAGCAAAGAGTGACATGCGAATTGGAGTACGGACCAACGACAAAAGTACATTGTTCGAATCTCATAGATCACTATCGCACGGGAGTCTGCGCGCGTGTGTTTCCATAAGCCACGAAAAAGGCAGCGGCGCCTATAGGTATCGAATCACGGAGCAAGACGGGAATGGTTCGCACACTTTGAATCTCGGAGAAACGCGTCGCCGTGAGAATAACGACATTAACAAGTTTACCGTTCGTACAACTGTCATCCGTGAGTTGCAGCATGGTGAACTGCGTGGCGTGGCTGGCTTCGAAAAGTCCGAGTATGGACTTCCAGGCTACTTGGTACCGAGGGCAACACTTCTCGCTCGGCAAGAGGAAGAGTGGCGCGAATGGCAGTTGTCATGGATGCACAGTCTTAAGCGCAAGTTTTTCAGCGCTGCCATTGCCGCACAAAGTCACAACCGTGTATTCAATGACCCTGACCCGCTAAGTTATATTCACTTTTCTCACGAGAAATCTGACAGGTTGACGGGATCCTCTAGTTTTCAAACAAAGATTCTGGGAGGACATCTCAGCAACTCTCTGAGAATCGAGCATGAGCGTTTGTCAAGTGAAGTACTCAGCAATTCTTCCGCTCGCAGAAATAAGTGGCAAGTGGGCGCAACATTGAGCCGTACATTTGTACTCTCAGCTCGAAGTGGTCAGCTCTTGCATGCTTCAAGTGGTACAAGTATCGAAAGATATGGTGACCAGGCAATTCAAGTACTCCCAAACGCGGAGCTATGGCACTCGATTGGCGACAAAAACTCGATTAGAGTGGGAGCAAGACTCTCACGAGCATATCTGTCACCCAGTTTTTACTCACTGTTCTGGAACGATGAGTTGCTTGCGCAGGGCAATCCGGACTTGAGTCCTGAAGAATCTGAAATGACGCAGCTATTCCTGCGTGCGAAAACCGGCAATCCCCTGGAGTCGAACGTGGAAGTAACAGCCAGTCACAATAACGTGACGAATCTCATCTACTGGAGCCAGAGTTTTGATGGACGCTGGAAGCCCCAGAATTTGCGAAGAGCAGTTGTTAGACAAATTGGAGTAAGCTACAATCAGGTGCTGGTACCTTCACTGCTTACTGGTTCAGCAAGAATGGAATGGTTAGACGCACGTGACAGAAGCGGCGAACGAGTCTCAGAGGGCAAATACCTGATCTACAGGCCGTTAAGAAGCGGTGGCGTTTCTCTGAATGCCACACTCTTTGGGTATAAGTGCTTTGTCCATTATCAATCAGTCGGCAGACAGGCAGTATTGGCAACAAACTCCAAGTGGCTACAGGGGTACGAACTAGTTGATGCAGGAGTTTTCAAGGAAATTGCTTTAAATGGCAAAGTCCTTGAAGTTGGAATCTCCTTTGACAATTTGACGAATACTGATTACAGGACAGTCCGGTTTGCGCCGATGCCCTTGCGGGAAATCTCAATTTCAATATCATACAGCGCGGGAGGGAAAGTTGACTAGTCTCTTAGTTGCATTGGTCTTTATCGCAAATGTTTCGCTGGCAGCAAGAATATACGTCGTGAATTCATTGGATGAAAGCCTTGGTTGGGCAGATACTGAGACAGGTGAATCTCATCCTCAAGCGGCAACGCTCGGTAACCTTGCCAACCATTTAGATGTTGATGGCAACCGCATATTCGTCGTAAACTCTGGCCTTGGCACGCTTCAGATTATTGATAGATTGACTCTGCAAACCATCGATGAGTTCGCGGTGAATGGTGCGGTAAATCCGTATGCTGCGGCAGTATTGGATGAGCAAAGAGTGGCAGTGACAGGGCTCCTCAGCGGTACGCTTTCTGTACTGTACATTGATTCCGGTATTGCCGATACGGTGTTCGTCACCGGCATCAGCCCACAAGCAGTCCACAGATTTGGTGACCAGATTTATGTACTGAACACCGGCGTGGATTTTCCCGAATACCATCAAGGAACTTTGAAGAGATACGATTTGGAAACTTACGAACTCGTGGATTCCATTTCTGTTGGAATTAACCCGCAGGACATGTTGGTCGTTGATGACGAAATCCACGTCTTATGCACCGGCAATTACCTCGACACTTTTGGGACAGTTGAAATCCGAGGAATGGAAACCCTTGAATTAGACACAGTACTGCATGTTGGGGGATCACCAGGCGCGTTCAGCAGTGACGGTTCGACAGTGTACATTGCCGCAGGCGGTTGGGCGGGTTCAGGACGCATATTTCGTTATGATGTGGGATCGAGAACTATTTTGAATGACGATAGCAATCCAATTTCTTGCGGAACAGGCGCTTCAGATATCATTTCTTTACCGGACGGCGGATTTGCAGTTTCCTGCTTTGTCAGCGCAACTGTTGAGCACCGTACTTCATCTGGGGAACTGCAACGTGAGTTTCTGATGTCCGCCGGTACTGGTGCAATTGACATGTTCGAATTACCGAGTTACTCTGAACCAGTAGAAGTCGTTCCAAACTCCCGGGCAATTGTCAAGGCGTACCCGAATCCGTTCAATTCTGTCTTAATTCTTGAAATTTCAGGTGTTAACACAGCCTCCGCCGTGGATATCGTTGACATTTCCGGGCGCTCAGTTGCTTCACTGCCAGTGGAATCTGGCCAAGACCGGGTATTCTGGAAACCTTCTAACGCTTCCAGTTACCATGTTGCTTCCGGCTGTTACTTTGCACGGCTGCGGTCACCAGAACAAGGTAGACCAGTTAAGCTCTTATATATAAAATAAACAATATGTTAAAAATCGACGAAGTTGTCCGTCCGTGTTGCATTTCTGCAGGAAAAGTCGTATCTTCAACGATTACCTATGTTAGACAGGGAAACCCTTACTTAGATGATATCGCGCAAGAAACGAATCCTGTCGGGAATGCGACCGACTGGCCGACTGCATCTCGGTAATTATGTTGGCGCACTTGAAAACTGGGTACGATTGCAGGAAGATTACGAGAATTATCACCTTGTTGCGGACTGGCATACACTGACGACCGACTACGAACACACTCGTCAGATTCCACAAAATGTTCACGAGATGGTGACGGATTGGTTAGCAGCTGGCATTGACCCCGAGAAGAGCCCGATTTTTGTACAGTCTCAGGTGAAAGCGCACGCTGAACTATACCTGCTGTTGAACATGATTATCGCAAAAGGGCGGCTCGAACGAAATCCGACCTTGAAGGATCAAGTACGAGACTTGGAACTCGAAGACTCGGTTACTGCCGGCCACTTGACTTATCCCGTGCTGCAGGCCGCGGATATCATGATGTACAAGGGCGAGGTTGTGCCGGTAGGCGAAGATCAGCTTCCTCACATCGAAGTGACACGCGAACTGGCAAGACGATTCAACAATCTTTACTCACCAAATCATCCCATTTTTCCTGAACCAGAGGGGCTCCTAACGAGTTTCCCGCGTTTGCAGGGGCTGGACGGAAGAAGAATGTCAAAGTCGCTTGGCAATACGATTCTTCTTGCAGACTCACCGGAAGAGATTTCGGCAAAGTTGCGGAAAGCGGTCACCGATCCACAGAAGGTGAGGAAAAACGATCCGGGCAGGCCGGACTTGTGTCTGGTGTTTGGATATCATCAGAAGTTTAATGAATCCGAAACCGCTGAGATTCGATCCGGTTGTGAATCCGGCGCGCTTGGCTGCGTAGAGTGCAAGAAACGATGTGCTGATAGGATTATCTCGCACCTTGCGCCAATTCACGATCGGCGAAAGAATCTTGAGAAATCCCCTGATTATGTCAATGAAGTGCTTCAGTTTGGGAAAGAGCGTGCATGCGAAATCGCTGACATGACAATGTCCGAAGTACACGCAGCAATGGGATTCGGAGCGTGAGTACGTGGCAGGTGAGATTGCCCCGATTTGAAGGTCCGCTCGACCTCTTGTTGTTCCTTGTTACCCGCAAAGAGTACGACATACTTGACCTGCCGATGGCTGAAATCACTGAGTCGTACTTAGAAGCGCTTGACTCTATTGGTGTGGACAATCTTGAGGACGCAGGCGACTACCTGCTTATGGCTGCGACATTGTTGTCGATAAAAGTTCGGATGCTTTTGCCGCAGTCCCCAATGCACGACGAACTTGACATGGAAGATCCTCGCAGGGAGTTGGTGAATAGACTGCAAGTATACGCTCGAATTAAGGAAGCGGCCGAGGATCTTGGAAGATTTGAATCTGAAATGTACGATCGGCGCGCATTGGCACGAGAAGCGGTACCTGATGAGGCAAGGCCTGAAGGCTTGGAGTTGCTAATGCCTGTATCGATCTACGATTTGGCTCGCACGATGGAGGAGATTCTGGCACGAGGCGATTCAAAGGTATTCCATGAAGTGAAGTTACTAAGAGTGTCGGTCGAAGAGCGTATTGCGTGGGTAGTGAACTCTCTCAAGCACATGGACAGATTCGGACTCTTGGAGAAACTAAGAAGCGTTCCGGATCGAATCGTCTGGGTCGCGACTTTTCTTGCTTTGCTTGAACTCACACGTCAAGGCAGGATTAACATTGAACAGAATGCACCATTTCAGGAAATTTACATTTCACGTCCGGACACTTCGGACGCTCAAGCTGCCTAAAAATGACCATTCAAGAAGAGTCACTTGCCCCAGATGACAAACAAAAAGCACCTGATGGCTCGGTGAATGAGTTTGAAATCGATGAGTCTGCCGACGATTTTGACGGCGCAGAAGCTCGATTTGAACGAAGGAAGTCACAGCTGGAAGCTTTGCTGCTGGCAAGCACTGAACCAATTACCGAGGCCTCGTTTTCCAACGCGGCCGGGAAGCGGGCTGGGGCGAGACTTAAGGAACTTGTTCAAGCCTTAAATCAGGACTACCTGTTACAACAGCGCGCATTTGAAATTCTGCCTGTGGCAGGCGGTTACATGCTTTTTACTCGTCCCGAGCACGGTGACTTGATAAGGCGTTATCTGGCGGAGAAGGCAAGAACTCGTCTTTCAAGAGCTGCACTCGAGTCCTTGGCTGTCATTGCCTTCAAGGGTCCGGTAACTCGAATTGAGATTGATGAGATCAGAGGAGTTGACTCCGGTGGCGTGCTTCGAAACCTGCTCGACAGGCGCCTGATCAAAGTCAAAGGCAGAGCGGAGATTGTTGGACGTCCTTTGCTGTACGAGACTACGGACGAGTTTCTGAAGTACTTTGGAATAACAAGTATCTCGGATCTGCCACGCCACGCAGAACTCACCAGAGAACTTGGAGAGCTGAGATCGGCTGAAAATCATCAGGAAGGACTGCCTCTCTCTGAACATGAAGCGGAGGCAATTGACCCGGCACATGAGGTTGGAAAGGCCGGTAATGGACATCGTGATTTGGCGCCACAAAACCTTTCTGATAGTTCTGAAGAATAATGAACATTCGGAATAGTCGCATATTGGTGTTGGGCGGTTGGGGTTTGGTTGGAAGCGCAGTGTGCAAGAAGCTGCTTGAGTATGAGCCTTCTTTTTTGGCTGTGACATCGTTGCGAAAAGCTGAAGTTGAAGAATCCATACTCGAACTTGATCCGTATCGCCGCAATTGTGAGATTGTCGTAGATTGGGGCGACATTTTCGTCACCAGTGACTTGAAAGATATGTCCCGTGTCGAGATTCTGAATGACCCCTTAACACGCCGCAGATTCATTGACGGAATCTTTGAAAAGCCGACAGATGAAAGGTTGAAGTCGTTTTTTCTACACTCAGTAATAACGAAGCATCGACCCGACATCATAGTTGATTGCGTAAACTCGGCTACAGGCCTTGCGTATCAAGATACCTACACGGCATACTACGAAGTACGAGACCTGATGGATGCGCTGGACCAAGGACACACTTTTAATGATATCAGAGACCGCGTTGAGCGACTTGCAAGCACGATCAGCGTGCCGCAGTTGATTCGACATTTACAAGTTCTTAATCATGCTTGCAGATTAGGCAAGGTCAGAATGTACGTGAAAATCGGAACCACAGGAACCGGTGGAATGGGCCTGAACATTCCGTATACGCATTCCGAAGATAAGCCATCGGGTCAGCTGCTAAGTAAGTCATCGCTTGCCGGTGCTCATAGTTTACTTCTCTTCTTGATGGGACGCACGCCAGGATCACCTCACGTGAAGGAAATTAAACCTGCAGCCGTCATCGCTTGGAAGAAAATTGGTTACGGAGAGATCAGGAGAGCAGGGAAGCCTCTTCCATTGTTTGATTGTGATCCATCCGCGTCTGTTCCACTTGGTTCGGTGTTCCGTCGAGTTGAGTCAGCCTGTGGAGAAAGTAAAGGACGAAATCTCGAAGCCGTCTACATAGACACAGGTGAAAACGGGATTTTTTCCACGGAAGAGTTCTTTACCATTACTGCAGCTGACCAAATGGAGTTTGTCACTCCCGAAGAAATTGCCAACTCTGTTGTTGCCGAAATTGAAGGCGGTAACAGCGGATTTGACGTCGTCGGTGCGCTGGATTCAGTTGTAATGGGACCAACTTATCGAGCCGGAATCCTGCGTCAGCACGCGCTAAATGAAATGGTGCGTTTGGAACGTGAATGTGGCGAGCGCAGCATCGCTTTCGAGATGCTTGGACCGCCTCATTTGTCAAAGCTGCTTTATGAAGCGTTTCTGATTTGGCTGGCCTTCCCACGGGTACTCGACTTTACAAAACTTACTGTGGAAGAATGTTCGAAATCATTGGAAAATGTAATTCGCGCAAAGGAATCGCTGCGATCCACGATCATTTCAATAGGTATCCCGATACTTTTACCTGACGGGAAGAGAATACTTCGCGGCCCTGAAGTCAAGATTCCCTCGTATGCCGGTTCGAACGAATTTGCTGTGACGGACGAGAACCTGAATGAATGGGCGAAGAAGGGGTGGATTGATCTACGACCTTCAAACATGCGCTTATGGCAGGAACGAATCGAGACGCACTTGAAGTTTGACGACGTGCTTCGACGCGAAGATAACTCATCCGGCTATCCATGGTCAACTCGATTTGAGGGTGAAGATGACAGACATTTTGTCGGTAAGATCGTCACTCGGATCTTTATTGATGAAGAAAATGGCGGCCGTATCAAAGCATGAATTCAGAGAGAACCAGACTCATTATCGCGATTGACGGTCCGGCAAGCAGCGGAAAGTCAACTACAGCAAAGCGTGTCGCCGAGAAACTCGGTCTTATGTATCTTGATACTGGAGCGATGTACCGTGCTGTTGCACTCAAGATTTATCAAAGTGGTACTGAGCTAACTGACAGAACAGCTTTGACCAAACTGCTTTCAAGTACGACAGTTACTCAGAAATTTGAAAGCGGTGAAGTACGATTCCTTCTCGATGGCAAGGACGTAACAGAAGAGATACGCACACCTGAAATCTCGTTGTGGGTCGGACCTGTGTCGGAACATTCCTTGGTACGGGAGCATCTTGTCGGATGGCAAAGGGAAATCGGCAAATCAGGGGGATTGGTGGCTGACGGGCGAGACATTGGAACCGTAGTATTCCCCAATGCAGATATCAAGATTTTTTTGGTTGCAGACTCCCATGTCCGGGCTGTACGAAGACAGAAGGAACTAGCGGCTCGCGGGATTGTACAAAACGTCGAAGAAGTCGAAGAAGCTTTGATCAAGCGAGATCATCGTGATTCCACAAGAGAACACAGTCCGCTAAGCATGGCGCCTGATGCGGTAGAAATCGACACAACGCATTTGACAATTGGCGACCAGGTAGAACGAGTTCTGTCACTGGTTAAGAAGCTTCAGGACTCGATCTCGAAATAGGGAAAGTGCGCATTTTTTATGCTACAGTGGCGCGTATCGCACGGACGCTTTTCTGGGTCCTTTACGGTGTGCGTGTTACCGGCCTGGAAAGGCTACCAAAGTCCGGACCCGTGCTAATTTGCTCAAACCATCGGTCAAATCTTGATCCGCCACTACTTGGTTCTCATTTAGATCGTGAAGTCAGCTACTTTGCAAAGGCAGAGTTGTTTAAAAACCTGTTCTTTGGGCCATTTCTGCGCAAGTTGAACGCATTCCCCGTTAAGCGCGGACAGATGGACAAATCGGCGATGTCAACCTGTATAAAGATACTGAAGTCCGGTGGTGCACTGGTATTCTTTCCAGAAGGCACACGCGCACCAGACGCCGGATTCCTCACGCCAAAATTCGGAGTCGGTTGGGTCCTGTGCAAGACGAAGGCACAGGTAGTTCCGGTTTATCTTCATGGTACAGGAAACGCCAAGGCATTCACCAAAAAGCGTCCTAGCCTTGAAATTGTAATCGGGGAACCAGTTGATGCGAATCAAATTATTAGTGACTCTCCCGACTCCCGTGAGGGATACCAACAAGTAGCAGAGAGAATCATGGAAATCATTCGCGGGCTTTCACTTCGAACGACACTTTGTGCTATCAAAGAACCGCATGAGGTGTTCCCGCGAAGCGCAATTGAAGATGAGCGATTAAGATGACTCGAGACTTCGAGCATTAATATTAAACCAACCCCGTTTCCCGGCGGGCATAAAAAATCGGGTGTAATGAGCATGGAAGAATTAACACATTCGTCTTCTGAGGAAACGAAGACAACAGCTTGGGTTGACGAGGTCTTTTTCAAGGGCCGCAAAGTTAAGCGCAGCGAGCTTCCGGAAGAGAAGCAGAGAATGACTCAGGAGGCGCAGGACCTCGCCAACTTGTATAGCAAGCTGGTTATGGAGTTCCGCGAAGGAGAGATTGTCCAGGGCAAGATCGTGTCCATAAGTGACAAGGAAATCTCAATTGATATCGGATTCAAATCAGAGGGAACTGTTGCTCGGGACGAATTCGCAAACCTCGCAGATGTAAAGATTGGTGACGATGTCGAGGTATTTCTTGATAGGGTAGAGGATCATTCTGGTCAGCTTGCCCTTTCGAAGCGCAAGGCGGACTTCATGAAGACCTGGGAGCGTATCCAGTCAATTCATGAAAAGCAGGATGTCACAACGGGTAACATTCAGCGCAGGATTAAGGGTGGCTTTGTCGTAAACGTCATGGGTGTAGAGGCCTTCTTGCCGGGATCACAGATTGATGTTCATCCTGTGCGTGATTTCGATGCGCTGGTTGGCCGTGACATGGATTTTCGTATCGTAAAGTTAAACGACGCTCGCAAGAACATAGTCGTATCACGCAAAGTTATCATTGAGGAAGGGCTCAAGGGAGTTCGCGAAAAGATACTTTCCGAGCTGCAGGTTGGTGACGTCATGGAAGGCACAGCGAAGAACATTACGGACTTCGGCGTCTTTGTTGATCTTGGCGGGGTAGACGGCCTGCTTCATATCACAGATCTTTCTTGGGGCAGAGTGAGTCACCCATCAGAAGTCGTGCAACTCGATCAGAAACTGACTGTGAAAGTACTTGACTATGATCGTGAGCGGCAGCGTATTTCAGTCGGTCTGAAACAGCTTCAGGCTCATCCATGGGATGGCGTGGACGATCGCTACCCGGTCGGAGCAAAGGTCCTTGGAAAGGTTGTCTCAATTGCCAGGTACGGCGCTTTTGTAGAACTTGAAAAGGGACTTGAGGGGCTCGTACACATATCGGAGATGAGTTGGACTCAGCATGTCAAACACCCATCTGCGATGCTTTCCGTCGGCGACGAGATTGAAGTCGTTATATTGAATATTGACAAGGAAGGCCGCAAGATTTCACTTGGCATGAAGCAAGTGGATGCGGATCCCTGGGAGAATCTCGAGCAGAAGTATGCGCCCGGTTCGCGTCACACCGGCAAGGTGCGAGATCTAGTACCGTTTGGTGCGTTTGTTGAATTGGAGGATGGGATTGACGGCTTGGTTCACATCTCAGACCTTTCATGGACCAAGCGTGTAAGACACCCCGGCGAAATTCTGCAGAAAGGTGAAGAGGTCGAGATTGTCGTCTTAGGATTTGACCGCAATGAAAGGCGAATCGCACTTGGCCTGAAACAGGCGCAGTCGAATCCTTGGGACGAGTTTGAATCTCTTTATTCTGTGGGATCACAAACTGCTGGCAAAGTAATTAGGGTCATGGACAAGGGCGTCATTGTGGAACTACCACGGGAAGTCGAGGGCTTTGTTCCGGCAAGCCAGCTTAAGCGACTTACCAAGGGTTCAAAGCAAACTGTAAGCGTTGGAGACGAGATTTCTTTGGAAGTCATTGAGTTCGACAGAGAAAACAAGAAGATTATTCTAGCAGCCCAATCACCGGACGGCGTAGAAAACGATGAGGAGATTGACTCAGAGACACGCGACCAGTACATAGTTGGAAGTGATAGCCCGCCCGCTGGATCAGAGCCGACGGAGACCCAATGAACGATTTTGCTCCTGTTGAAGGGCGCAGAGTGAAACTGACAACACTTGGCTGCAAGCTGAACCAGTATGATACTGAGATGATATTGTCTCAGCTGCGTGCAGAAGGTTATCAAGAGACTGTGCGTGCTCAGGAAGCAGAACTGATTGTCATAAATACCTGTGCGGTGACAGAAACGGCAGAGAGAAAGGGCCGCGCGGCAATCCGCGCGGCCTTTCGCTCAAACCCGAGAGCGAAGATAGTTGCGACAGGTTGTCAGGCGGAAAAATCTCCTCAGGCGTTGCTGACTCAAGGCGCTTCCATGGTGATAGGCAATCGTGAAAAGGAACGATTCTCGTCACTGATCGTTGGCACAGAGTCTGTCGTTGCTGGTGGAATTCGCGATGGAGTAGACTGGCGGGATGGTACCATTGTCTCTGGATTGCGGGGAAGAGTTCGCGCTTTCTTGAAAGTTCAAGACGGCTGCTCGCAGTATTGCACATATTGCATCGTTCCAAAATTGCGGGGATCTGGAAGAAGTTTGCCAGTTCGCGCTGCGGTCCGGCGAGCGGCCGAACTGGTAGACCAGGGTTTTCAGGAAATCGTGCTGACGGGCGTTGCACTTGGTACTTACGGATTCGATTTCGGCCAAGAGGACGCTCTTTGTGGCCTCTTGCTCGAGTTATCAAAAGTACGGGGATTAGAAAGGCTTCGATTAAGCAGTGTGGAGCCTTGGGCGGTGAGTAATCGATTCCTCGAAATTGTTGGTTTTTCGGAAGTGATATGCCCTCATCTTCATTTGCCTTTTCAAAGTGGATCAAACGAAATCCTTCGCCGCATGAATAGACGCTATAGTGTCGATGACATTCGAAAATCGTTGGATTTCGCGTTTAGCTTAAGAGAGGACTGGGGAATTGGCGCCGACATAATCGTTGGTTTTCCAGGCGAGACATCCAGCCACTTCAACGAAACCCTATCTTTAGTAAAGGATACACGCATCGCATATTTGCATGTGTTTCCATTCAGTTCTCGACCGGGTACCCCTGCAACGAAGCTTGGTGCACCAGTGTCGTCAGATGAGATCATGGAACGTGCGAACGTACTAAGAGAACTTTCAAGGACATCGCGTACTGAATTTCACAATAGATTAGTTGGTACAGAAGTGGAAGTAATTCCCGAAAATCGTGGGAGTCAGAACTACGTTTTCGGGCATGCGCGGAACTATGCGGATGTTGCATTGCCAAGAGGCCTCGCCGAGACAGGCAAAATCGCAAGATTCATCGTAGAACGCGCGGACTCAGAGTTTGTGTATTGCAGGAAACACCCAAAGAACTATGAAGCTGCCTAATGTAAACCGGGATCGGATGGTCGATCTCTTCTGTAAATTGGTATCGATTGACAGTCCGTCGAAGCAGGAAGCCAAGGTCGCGGACTTCATTGAAGACTACTTATCGCCGCTTGGACTCAAGATGTGGCGGGACGACGCTGGAATAAAGATTGGCGGGAATTGCGGTAATCTGCATGTGAGGGTACCGGCACGGGGCTCAAAGGCTCCTGCCGTCCTTTTCTCATCGCATATGGACACAGTAATGCCTGGCCTCGGCATCAAGCCGAGAATAGATGGAGACTTCATTAGGTCGGACGGGACAACAGTCCTCGGGGCTGACGACAAAGCGGGAGTCACGGCGATCCTGGAAATGCTAAAGTGTGTGCATGAAAGTGACATGCCGCACGGCCCGATTGAGGTAATTTTCGATGTTGCCGAGGAGATTGGCCTGATGGGTGCGTTTGAAGTGGACCTCGCCCAAGTGCAGGCCAAATACGCGATTGTCCTTGACGGTGAGGACATGGATCAGATAATCTACAAATCTCCAAGTGCGAATCGAATGCTTTACGAGATTGAAGGAATTGCGGCACATGCGGGAATGTGTCCTGAACGCGGCATATCGGCAATTGAGGTGTTTGCCGAGGCAGTGTCTAATATGAAGCTTGGCAGATTGGATGACGAAACCACGGCGAATATCGGAACAGTAGAAGCGGGGCGTGCAACGAACATCGTCTGTGATCGTCTGGTCTCGCGGGCGGAAGTCCGCAGCCATTCAATTCAGAAGCTCGAAGCCCAGACCCAGGCGATGACCGCCGCGATCCAGAATGCGATAGCGAAATATGAACGTGTAATTGATGGTCAATCACGCAAAGCTAACTTAAAGGAAACGATAAAGCGTGAATTCACAGCAATGGACATTCCACACAATTCATTGCCTTACCGCGTAGTGTTTGAAGCTGGAACATTTGTCGGCTTGCAAATGAAACCGGCGGCAATTGGTGGCGGAACAAACGCAAATGTCTATAATGCAAAGGGACTCCCTGCAGTCGTAATAGGTTGCGGAATGCGACAGGAACACACGACTAATGAGCATCTTGCAATTAACGACCTCGAGTTGGCTGCCCGCCTCTGCTTAGCGATTCTATTCA
This sequence is a window from bacterium. Protein-coding genes within it:
- a CDS encoding TonB-dependent receptor, which codes for MRIRLAVLSALILLSDAHSSEVSFTLPEVTVVGLHMSSISRYSREDVKRSGANSAAEFLSRVSGLSIRDDGASGGKKFVRLMGANVNQVLVLVDGIRIAEVGSGESNLSRIAADEIESIEIGFGSHSEYGGEAIGGVVSIRTSIRAKSDMRIGVRTNDKSTLFESHRSLSHGSLRACVSISHEKGSGAYRYRITEQDGNGSHTLNLGETRRRENNDINKFTVRTTVIRELQHGELRGVAGFEKSEYGLPGYLVPRATLLARQEEEWREWQLSWMHSLKRKFFSAAIAAQSHNRVFNDPDPLSYIHFSHEKSDRLTGSSSFQTKILGGHLSNSLRIEHERLSSEVLSNSSARRNKWQVGATLSRTFVLSARSGQLLHASSGTSIERYGDQAIQVLPNAELWHSIGDKNSIRVGARLSRAYLSPSFYSLFWNDELLAQGNPDLSPEESEMTQLFLRAKTGNPLESNVEVTASHNNVTNLIYWSQSFDGRWKPQNLRRAVVRQIGVSYNQVLVPSLLTGSARMEWLDARDRSGERVSEGKYLIYRPLRSGGVSLNATLFGYKCFVHYQSVGRQAVLATNSKWLQGYELVDAGVFKEIALNGKVLEVGISFDNLTNTDYRTVRFAPMPLREISISISYSAGGKVD
- a CDS encoding T9SS type A sorting domain-containing protein yields the protein MTSLLVALVFIANVSLAARIYVVNSLDESLGWADTETGESHPQAATLGNLANHLDVDGNRIFVVNSGLGTLQIIDRLTLQTIDEFAVNGAVNPYAAAVLDEQRVAVTGLLSGTLSVLYIDSGIADTVFVTGISPQAVHRFGDQIYVLNTGVDFPEYHQGTLKRYDLETYELVDSISVGINPQDMLVVDDEIHVLCTGNYLDTFGTVEIRGMETLELDTVLHVGGSPGAFSSDGSTVYIAAGGWAGSGRIFRYDVGSRTILNDDSNPISCGTGASDIISLPDGGFAVSCFVSATVEHRTSSGELQREFLMSAGTGAIDMFELPSYSEPVEVVPNSRAIVKAYPNPFNSVLILEISGVNTASAVDIVDISGRSVASLPVESGQDRVFWKPSNASSYHVASGCYFARLRSPEQGRPVKLLYIK
- the trpS gene encoding tryptophan--tRNA ligase; amino-acid sequence: MISRKKRILSGMRPTGRLHLGNYVGALENWVRLQEDYENYHLVADWHTLTTDYEHTRQIPQNVHEMVTDWLAAGIDPEKSPIFVQSQVKAHAELYLLLNMIIAKGRLERNPTLKDQVRDLELEDSVTAGHLTYPVLQAADIMMYKGEVVPVGEDQLPHIEVTRELARRFNNLYSPNHPIFPEPEGLLTSFPRLQGLDGRRMSKSLGNTILLADSPEEISAKLRKAVTDPQKVRKNDPGRPDLCLVFGYHQKFNESETAEIRSGCESGALGCVECKKRCADRIISHLAPIHDRRKNLEKSPDYVNEVLQFGKERACEIADMTMSEVHAAMGFGA
- a CDS encoding segregation/condensation protein A, with amino-acid sequence MSTWQVRLPRFEGPLDLLLFLVTRKEYDILDLPMAEITESYLEALDSIGVDNLEDAGDYLLMAATLLSIKVRMLLPQSPMHDELDMEDPRRELVNRLQVYARIKEAAEDLGRFESEMYDRRALAREAVPDEARPEGLELLMPVSIYDLARTMEEILARGDSKVFHEVKLLRVSVEERIAWVVNSLKHMDRFGLLEKLRSVPDRIVWVATFLALLELTRQGRINIEQNAPFQEIYISRPDTSDAQAA
- the scpB gene encoding SMC-Scp complex subunit ScpB, with the translated sequence MTIQEESLAPDDKQKAPDGSVNEFEIDESADDFDGAEARFERRKSQLEALLLASTEPITEASFSNAAGKRAGARLKELVQALNQDYLLQQRAFEILPVAGGYMLFTRPEHGDLIRRYLAEKARTRLSRAALESLAVIAFKGPVTRIEIDEIRGVDSGGVLRNLLDRRLIKVKGRAEIVGRPLLYETTDEFLKYFGITSISDLPRHAELTRELGELRSAENHQEGLPLSEHEAEAIDPAHEVGKAGNGHRDLAPQNLSDSSEE